The Cohnella abietis genome has a segment encoding these proteins:
- a CDS encoding deoxyguanosinetriphosphate triphosphohydrolase family protein, whose product MNVRKMRLYDTENIHSGEDRDEFEKDYARLIQSPAFRRLQGKSQVFGAGSGDYYRTRLTHSLEVSQIAREVARRLGKQYSFLSQKEHPGLMIDPEVVECASLAHDLGHPPFGHKGEEVLNRLLQVQHGLKYEGNAQNFRILMFLEKRAGSDSGLDLTASVLLAINKYPFCIDEPGKSKGVYRKEWEGIDFLRQTWGMPGNSATLEAQLMDLCDDIAYSTHDLEDGIRAGKIQMDRGFFEDDRLVAHVLQEITEDPNYSELDWVGVDKAVMVQQVLIHYLEQWEMIYAECDREPSRTRREMKARWVRKFANGAGIIDDPETGWKKVTFVADGQQNLELLRTMEILKKLAWVTLIKDFRVQRLHKRSEVMIERLWGSFVNYEAGRLIIPPDWLESYEQQKDKWSWERLAADYISGMTDAYAEKVYAEFFASRSGSIYERD is encoded by the coding sequence ATGAACGTTAGAAAAATGAGATTGTACGACACGGAAAATATACACTCCGGGGAAGACCGTGATGAATTCGAGAAAGACTATGCGCGGTTAATTCAATCGCCAGCCTTCCGGAGACTACAAGGGAAATCGCAGGTGTTCGGCGCAGGCTCTGGGGACTACTATCGTACGAGATTGACACATTCGTTGGAAGTATCACAAATTGCACGAGAAGTAGCTAGGCGCCTGGGTAAACAATATTCTTTTCTATCTCAGAAGGAGCACCCGGGGTTAATGATCGACCCTGAGGTTGTCGAATGCGCTTCGCTTGCCCATGATTTAGGTCATCCTCCATTTGGGCATAAGGGTGAAGAAGTTCTTAACCGACTGCTTCAGGTGCAGCACGGACTGAAGTATGAAGGTAATGCCCAAAATTTCCGTATCCTTATGTTTCTGGAGAAGCGTGCGGGTAGCGATAGCGGACTGGATCTGACCGCTTCAGTTCTGCTTGCGATAAACAAATATCCTTTTTGTATTGATGAGCCTGGCAAAAGCAAAGGCGTCTACCGCAAGGAATGGGAAGGCATAGACTTCCTGCGTCAAACATGGGGAATGCCAGGAAATTCAGCTACTTTAGAAGCACAGTTAATGGATTTGTGTGATGATATCGCCTACTCCACGCATGATCTTGAGGATGGCATACGTGCTGGTAAAATTCAGATGGACCGCGGGTTTTTTGAGGATGATCGGTTAGTTGCTCATGTGCTGCAAGAAATTACAGAGGATCCTAACTACTCCGAGCTAGATTGGGTCGGTGTTGATAAAGCTGTAATGGTTCAGCAGGTGCTTATTCACTATTTGGAGCAATGGGAAATGATTTACGCGGAATGCGATCGTGAGCCTTCACGTACTAGACGTGAAATGAAGGCAAGGTGGGTTCGTAAGTTCGCCAATGGTGCAGGTATTATTGACGATCCAGAAACCGGCTGGAAGAAGGTTACTTTTGTTGCCGATGGTCAGCAGAATCTGGAGCTGCTAAGAACGATGGAAATTCTGAAGAAGCTCGCTTGGGTTACTTTAATTAAGGATTTCCGCGTACAGCGCCTACACAAACGAAGCGAAGTTATGATTGAACGTTTGTGGGGTAGCTTCGTGAATTATGAGGCTGGCCGACTCATTATCCCTCCGGATTGGCTGGAAAGCTATGAGCAGCAGAAGGATAAGTGGTCGTGGGAGAGGCTGGCTGCCGATTATATTTCAGGTATGACGGATGCCTATGCTGAGAAGGTGTACGCTGAATTCTTTGCAAGTCGATCTGGATCGATCTATGAAAGAGACTAG
- a CDS encoding SDR family NAD(P)-dependent oxidoreductase — translation MIIDLTNKTALITGATGQLGRVMARTLAKCGANIAIHYNSNQTQALELEAEIQAYGSRTIIVKADITSYDSIIAMKNKINEELGAVDIVVANAVIQYQWTSILEQAPEDYESQFDSCVMQNVYLAKAFAPAMIDQKWGRFIGINTECVMQNFPTQSAYVAGKRGMDGVYRVLAKEIGEHQITVNQVAPGWTISERDRTEHTEENASYEKSVPLKRRGTDQEIANAVAFLASELASFITGAYIPVSGGNVMPSI, via the coding sequence ATGATAATTGATCTAACTAACAAGACAGCACTGATTACGGGAGCAACAGGACAGCTTGGCCGCGTAATGGCTAGAACACTTGCAAAGTGCGGGGCCAACATCGCCATTCATTACAATAGCAATCAAACACAAGCACTTGAGCTGGAGGCTGAAATTCAAGCTTACGGTAGTCGCACTATCATTGTGAAGGCTGATATTACGTCCTATGATTCGATAATAGCGATGAAGAATAAAATAAATGAGGAGCTTGGCGCTGTTGATATTGTTGTTGCTAATGCGGTTATTCAATATCAATGGACAAGTATTCTAGAGCAAGCTCCAGAGGATTATGAAAGCCAGTTCGATTCTTGTGTCATGCAAAATGTTTATTTAGCTAAAGCCTTCGCGCCAGCTATGATTGACCAGAAGTGGGGGAGATTCATCGGCATTAATACAGAGTGTGTTATGCAGAACTTCCCTACACAATCTGCATACGTAGCGGGTAAGAGAGGTATGGACGGGGTTTATCGGGTATTGGCCAAGGAAATCGGTGAGCATCAAATTACCGTTAATCAAGTCGCCCCGGGATGGACGATCAGTGAGCGTGACCGCACGGAGCATACGGAGGAAAACGCTTCCTATGAGAAGAGCGTTCCACTCAAGAGGAGAGGTACAGACCAAGAGATCGCCAATGCTGTTGCGTTCCTCGCATCAGAATTAGCAAGCTTTATTACAGGAGCATATATCCCGGTCAGCGGTGGTAATGTTATGCCATCCATTTAA
- a CDS encoding polysaccharide deacetylase family protein, with protein MTLKRVFILLSLLALVGTLLLSNLYLKLHPSRAPALSHALFGYNADNPLYSFRGLKPEANNPTGIYYKDRVLVLMYHDVSPKPEDAGTLSVDHLDKQLQLMKDNNFNIITMSQYRDFILQASPVPENAVLLTFDDGYESLYTHAYPVLQKHNAPASAFLIVNLIDNEKYKGAPRVTWEQVDLMHKNGIEFFNHTFDSHKYFATGPSDSKKMSYLARRIFLKDKDRRETEEEYKQRVGNDLGQANDILAEKLGAPNHVLAFPYGAFSDELLEVSGKLGIDVTLTVRSGLNKTGQTNGFRLDAGGMANDPDLQLSLMKQAKKLIGNNKMEEVDHTRQYMFATFYALLVIGALWLWTGVKLIVKRRNKAGRGSM; from the coding sequence ATGACTTTAAAAAGAGTTTTTATCTTACTATCCTTATTGGCTTTAGTCGGTACATTGTTACTTAGTAATCTATATCTCAAGCTACATCCTTCACGTGCGCCAGCTTTAAGTCATGCTTTATTCGGCTATAACGCTGATAATCCCCTCTATTCCTTTAGAGGATTAAAACCGGAAGCAAATAATCCAACTGGGATTTATTATAAGGATCGTGTACTCGTGCTAATGTATCATGACGTCAGTCCGAAGCCGGAGGATGCAGGAACACTTTCGGTTGATCACTTGGATAAACAACTCCAATTAATGAAAGATAACAATTTCAATATCATTACGATGAGTCAGTACAGGGACTTTATTTTACAAGCCTCCCCAGTTCCAGAGAACGCTGTGCTGCTTACTTTTGACGATGGATATGAATCTCTTTATACGCATGCGTATCCGGTGCTGCAGAAGCACAATGCACCCGCTTCCGCGTTCCTAATCGTGAATTTAATAGACAATGAGAAATACAAAGGAGCACCACGGGTTACCTGGGAGCAGGTAGATCTGATGCACAAAAATGGTATTGAATTTTTTAACCATACCTTTGACTCGCATAAATATTTCGCAACTGGCCCATCGGATTCTAAGAAAATGTCCTACTTAGCTCGTCGGATATTTCTGAAGGATAAGGATCGAAGGGAAACAGAGGAAGAGTATAAGCAACGTGTGGGTAACGATCTAGGTCAGGCAAATGATATTTTGGCCGAGAAGCTCGGTGCCCCGAATCATGTGCTTGCCTTTCCGTATGGGGCGTTCTCTGATGAGCTACTGGAAGTGAGCGGCAAGCTGGGCATTGATGTTACATTAACCGTGAGAAGTGGACTGAATAAAACCGGTCAAACGAATGGCTTCCGATTGGATGCTGGCGGGATGGCGAACGATCCGGATTTGCAGCTTTCCCTCATGAAGCAAGCTAAGAAGCTAATCGGTAACAATAAGATGGAAGAGGTTGATCATACTCGCCAATACATGTTCGCGACCTTTTATGCGCTGCTAGTTATTGGAGCTCTTTGGTTGTGGACGGGAGTAAAGTTAATTGTGAAGAGAAGAAATAAAGCAGGTAGAGGTAGCATGTAA
- a CDS encoding MFS transporter, with protein sequence MEAHKKWDLISISSIPLTMTLANSMLIPVLPAMQKALGITSFQASLIITAYAAVAILFIPIAGYLSDKFSRKAVILPGLILVSLAGVGAGLAALLLDKAYMYILIARLIQGLGSAGCFPVVLPLVGDLFKKDKDVSSGLGLVETANTFGKVVSPILGSALAIWAWYIPFFAIPIFSLISFVLVLFLVKSPAKDKEQAPQTSLKKFMKAIVALLRMKGKWLYGIFAIGGISMFIIFGSLFYLSETLEIRGVKPIVKGLVLAIPLACLCIVSFLSGKWIGQNKQIMKWTSFIGLALSTAVLLTLGLMKWEQTLWIVLLLSVASAGIGAALPSMDALITEGIDKKQRGTVTSLYSSMRFIGVAVGPPISALLMRGSMSTLFLVVAATGLVATLITAFAIRPGHRLN encoded by the coding sequence ATGGAAGCCCATAAAAAGTGGGACTTAATCTCAATCTCATCTATCCCCTTAACAATGACATTAGCCAACTCTATGCTCATTCCGGTACTGCCAGCCATGCAGAAAGCACTCGGGATTACATCCTTTCAAGCGAGTCTAATCATTACCGCATATGCAGCAGTCGCTATCCTTTTCATCCCAATTGCTGGGTATCTATCCGATAAATTTAGCCGAAAAGCGGTTATTTTACCGGGTCTCATTCTTGTCTCTCTTGCAGGAGTTGGAGCGGGATTGGCAGCCCTGTTGTTAGATAAAGCTTATATGTACATATTAATTGCACGATTAATCCAAGGACTTGGGTCAGCGGGATGCTTCCCTGTCGTATTGCCTTTGGTCGGTGATTTGTTCAAAAAAGATAAAGATGTCAGCAGCGGTCTTGGACTTGTGGAAACTGCGAATACGTTTGGGAAGGTTGTCAGTCCGATTTTAGGCTCAGCGCTTGCTATTTGGGCGTGGTACATTCCCTTTTTCGCGATACCGATATTTAGTCTGATTTCATTTGTATTAGTGCTTTTCTTAGTGAAATCGCCTGCTAAAGATAAAGAGCAAGCTCCGCAGACAAGTCTAAAAAAGTTTATGAAAGCCATTGTAGCGTTGTTACGAATGAAAGGTAAATGGCTTTACGGTATTTTCGCCATTGGTGGCATCAGTATGTTCATCATATTCGGAAGCCTCTTTTATTTATCAGAAACATTAGAAATTCGGGGTGTTAAACCTATAGTTAAAGGCTTAGTCTTGGCCATCCCCTTAGCTTGCCTCTGTATCGTCTCGTTTCTAAGCGGCAAGTGGATCGGTCAGAATAAGCAAATTATGAAATGGACTAGCTTCATTGGCTTAGCTCTATCGACAGCTGTTCTGCTTACTTTAGGACTAATGAAGTGGGAGCAAACGTTGTGGATTGTCCTGCTGCTGTCCGTTGCATCGGCCGGTATTGGTGCAGCCTTGCCAAGTATGGACGCGCTTATTACAGAAGGCATCGACAAAAAACAACGCGGTACCGTTACCTCCCTGTATAGCAGTATGCGTTTTATCGGCGTAGCTGTAGGACCGCCTATTAGCGCTCTGCTTATGCGTGGCTCAATGTCTACGCTATTCCTCGTCGTAGCAGCTACTGGACTTGTGGCGACCCTTATTACAGCCTTTGCCATACGTCCAGGCCATAGGCTCAATTAA
- the cdaS gene encoding sporulation-specific diadenylate cyclase CdaS, whose product MMTTTHNCDFSPMKKIIKEDIEQLVSDLSHLMHTIGDENSCLLGDFEKIKKSFLKIESSAATFYLNCYLAPFIERYMDLSLTIQSLSDRRHGALIAVERTDSIDKLVQPGIPIGAPVTHSLLESIFYPGSPLHDGAVLIRANQIVSAKNILPLTLTQGNDRITGTRHRAAVGLSEQSDAIVLVVSEETGKASFANKGQLYTVITP is encoded by the coding sequence ATGATGACAACTACCCACAATTGTGATTTCTCACCGATGAAAAAAATAATCAAAGAAGATATTGAACAGCTCGTTTCCGATCTTAGCCACCTTATGCATACAATTGGTGATGAAAATAGTTGCTTGCTTGGCGATTTTGAGAAAATAAAAAAGAGCTTCCTGAAGATTGAATCGAGCGCTGCAACGTTTTACCTCAACTGTTATCTTGCTCCCTTTATTGAACGTTATATGGATTTATCTCTAACCATTCAAAGTCTGTCAGACCGCAGACATGGAGCATTAATAGCAGTGGAGCGAACCGATTCCATTGATAAGCTCGTCCAACCTGGAATTCCAATTGGCGCTCCCGTTACTCATTCGCTGCTCGAGTCCATCTTCTATCCTGGGAGCCCACTTCATGATGGAGCGGTACTTATTAGGGCCAATCAGATTGTTTCTGCGAAAAATATCCTCCCTCTAACCCTAACGCAAGGCAACGATCGAATTACAGGAACACGACATAGAGCAGCAGTAGGTCTATCTGAACAGAGCGATGCGATTGTCCTCGTTGTATCAGAGGAAACTGGCAAAGCATCCTTCGCCAATAAAGGTCAGTTATATACCGTTATTACACCTTAG
- a CDS encoding B-box zinc finger protein, giving the protein MNEHIEPELNCYYHPSINAHQKCVQCNKILCERCVHDDHRDYCWSCGLAYMNGDLPKKRKVFKIPARLSFIKKKSFLLSCAALIFILCAFIFIRLWPDIQLKQEMTEVQFNDIHLFMNRQEVGKLYGLGSDKTEGCFGCELNFIFPKLKLSGRYSETLGGNSSVGMINTNPQVKMLTTADSSNNVFGIRVGDTLEKADRLLEDKGFTKEGPNYHYVKGLYYIDLWYDDGKSTISSLTIGYRVKGDERIVY; this is encoded by the coding sequence ATGAATGAGCATATAGAGCCTGAACTGAATTGTTACTATCATCCATCCATTAATGCTCATCAAAAATGCGTGCAATGTAATAAGATTTTGTGCGAGCGATGTGTTCATGATGATCATCGAGATTATTGCTGGAGCTGCGGCTTAGCTTATATGAATGGGGATTTGCCAAAGAAACGGAAAGTCTTCAAGATTCCCGCTAGATTGAGCTTTATTAAGAAGAAAAGCTTCTTGCTCTCATGTGCAGCTTTGATATTCATCCTGTGTGCATTCATTTTTATAAGATTATGGCCTGACATTCAATTAAAGCAAGAGATGACGGAAGTACAATTTAATGATATCCACCTCTTCATGAATCGTCAGGAGGTCGGCAAATTATATGGGCTTGGCTCTGACAAAACAGAAGGCTGCTTCGGCTGTGAACTGAATTTTATTTTTCCCAAGCTGAAACTGTCTGGACGCTATTCAGAAACTCTTGGCGGTAATTCTTCGGTTGGTATGATTAATACGAATCCACAAGTAAAAATGCTAACAACAGCCGATTCCTCGAACAACGTATTTGGAATTAGGGTTGGTGATACCTTGGAAAAAGCAGATCGTCTTCTTGAGGACAAGGGGTTCACCAAAGAAGGCCCCAATTACCACTACGTTAAGGGACTTTATTATATTGATCTTTGGTATGATGACGGTAAGAGTACGATTAGTAGCCTCACAATTGGTTATCGAGTAAAAGGTGATGAGAGGATAGTATACTGA
- a CDS encoding DUF1905 domain-containing protein has product MKIYRYKAEILKHDSMDAAYVTFPYSVEEEFSTKGQVKVKAIFDNTVEYRGSLANMGIGYHCLGITKKIRELIGKQPGDEISVEIQADNEPRIVDIPSDLEIQLQSHELTEVFSRLSYTKRKEYVEAVTSAKKPETRNNRITKVINDLK; this is encoded by the coding sequence ATGAAAATTTATCGTTATAAAGCAGAAATTCTCAAGCATGACAGTATGGATGCTGCATATGTTACGTTTCCCTATAGCGTGGAAGAGGAGTTCAGTACGAAGGGACAGGTAAAGGTTAAAGCGATTTTTGATAATACTGTGGAATATAGAGGCTCATTAGCAAATATGGGCATTGGTTATCATTGTTTAGGGATTACGAAGAAGATCAGGGAATTAATAGGGAAACAGCCGGGAGACGAAATTTCAGTAGAAATTCAAGCGGATAATGAACCAAGAATTGTTGATATTCCGAGCGATCTAGAGATACAATTGCAAAGTCATGAACTAACAGAGGTATTCTCGAGATTATCATATACGAAACGTAAAGAGTATGTGGAAGCCGTTACGAGCGCGAAGAAACCAGAAACGAGAAATAATCGGATAACAAAAGTAATTAATGATCTAAAATGA
- a CDS encoding peptide arginase family protein, which yields MRLKEAGLMVFEHSYRICFPQERVYISRNHQWAFAAWAMGKQSGMLGPQTTLLHVDAHLDDTWDGVVVDGLHEMKRDADFLEVAGRLEIDNFIWAGFAARLIDHIVYVCPKDVDDSDPFDLSDWHLEGEQLKPIKELLADREYTGTRFDNVGQFNDNIHSDRSLEQLLVLPNTVILDLDLDVFTVSQGNPRTLKPEEQIRAELTFLKNLYPYEMITVALSPGFCGGEDNCERVYRLFLDVFDLKLEDGETW from the coding sequence TTGAGGCTCAAGGAAGCGGGTTTAATGGTGTTCGAGCATAGCTATAGAATTTGTTTTCCGCAGGAGAGAGTGTACATTTCTCGTAATCATCAATGGGCTTTTGCAGCATGGGCTATGGGAAAACAGTCAGGAATGCTGGGGCCTCAAACGACACTATTACACGTAGATGCACACTTGGACGATACATGGGATGGGGTTGTCGTTGACGGCTTACACGAGATGAAGAGGGACGCCGATTTCTTGGAGGTTGCAGGCAGGCTTGAGATAGACAATTTTATATGGGCTGGATTTGCTGCTAGGCTAATTGATCATATTGTGTATGTTTGCCCTAAGGATGTAGATGACTCAGATCCATTTGATCTGTCGGATTGGCATCTAGAGGGGGAGCAATTGAAGCCTATTAAAGAGCTTCTAGCCGATCGAGAATACACAGGTACAAGATTTGATAATGTAGGGCAATTCAACGATAATATTCATAGTGACAGGTCGCTTGAGCAGCTCCTTGTTTTACCGAACACGGTCATTCTGGATCTAGATTTGGATGTGTTTACGGTAAGTCAGGGCAACCCTAGGACACTAAAGCCTGAGGAACAGATTAGAGCTGAGCTGACATTCTTAAAAAACTTGTATCCTTACGAAATGATCACCGTTGCTCTATCTCCTGGCTTCTGTGGTGGAGAAGACAACTGTGAGCGGGTATACCGATTATTTCTTGACGTGTTCGATCTGAAGCTTGAAGATGGCGAGACGTGGTAG
- a CDS encoding GNAT family N-acetyltransferase produces MQQSYQIVHSVREDLEAIVGIYNSTVSLRNVTADIVPVTTESRLTWFNEHSEDHRPLWVMKDGEEIIAWLSFSDFNKRAAYNITAEISIYISDKYRSKGIGSIFLRKAIEECPRLNIRNIVALVFGHNEPSLALLRKFDFVQWGFLPGVTIMDGIERDVVYMGRKV; encoded by the coding sequence ATGCAACAATCCTATCAAATCGTTCATTCCGTTAGAGAAGATTTAGAAGCTATCGTGGGCATATATAATTCGACTGTCAGTTTGAGAAACGTCACAGCAGATATAGTACCAGTAACGACTGAGAGTCGATTAACGTGGTTTAACGAGCATTCCGAGGACCACAGGCCTTTATGGGTTATGAAGGACGGAGAAGAGATCATTGCTTGGTTAAGCTTCTCGGATTTTAATAAAAGAGCTGCCTATAATATTACCGCTGAGATTAGTATTTATATTTCGGATAAGTATCGTTCAAAGGGGATTGGCAGCATTTTCTTAAGGAAGGCAATTGAAGAATGTCCGCGCTTGAATATCCGTAACATCGTTGCTCTCGTTTTTGGTCATAACGAGCCAAGCCTAGCGCTTTTGAGAAAATTTGATTTTGTTCAGTGGGGCTTCCTGCCGGGAGTTACCATTATGGACGGGATAGAACGAGATGTCGTCTACATGGGGCGAAAAGTGTAA
- a CDS encoding ABC-F family ATP-binding cassette domain-containing protein, whose product MSILTVKNLTHGFGDRAIFNDVSFRLLKGEHVGLIGANGEGKSTFMNIITGSLEPDAGKVEWAKKVRIGYLDQHSVLQKGMSIRDALRGAFRYLMDLETEMNEMYDKMGTATPEELEQLLEEVGTIQDILTTNDFYLIDAKVEEIARGLGLGDIGLDRDVHDLSGGQRTKVLLAKLLLEKPEILLLDEPTNYLDEQHIEWLKRYLQEYENAFILVSHDIPFLNSVINLIYHMGNQELNRYVGDYDNFMMQHEAKKQQLESAFKRQQQEIDDLKDFVARNKARVSTRNMAMSRQKKLDNMDIIELAKEKPKPEFKFKEARTSSRLIFEAKELVIGYEEPLCRSIDLLMERGQKIAIVGANGIGKTTLLRSLLGEVPALSGSVKQGENMFIGYFEQEIKGGVDETCIEAVWKNFPSMSQFEVRAALAKCGLTTKHIESKISVLSGGEKAKVRLCNLINKETNLLVLDEPTNHLDVDAKDELKRALQAYKGSILLISHEPEFYREVATEVWNCESWTTKVF is encoded by the coding sequence ATGAGTATTCTTACGGTTAAAAATTTAACTCACGGCTTCGGTGACCGTGCCATTTTCAATGATGTTTCCTTCCGTTTGCTCAAAGGCGAGCATGTAGGCTTAATTGGCGCCAATGGCGAGGGAAAATCCACGTTCATGAATATTATTACCGGTAGCTTGGAGCCGGATGCTGGCAAAGTTGAATGGGCAAAGAAGGTCCGCATTGGATATTTGGACCAGCACTCTGTTCTTCAGAAAGGGATGTCTATCCGCGATGCGCTTCGTGGTGCATTCCGCTATCTCATGGATCTCGAAACTGAGATGAATGAAATGTACGATAAGATGGGAACAGCCACTCCTGAAGAATTGGAGCAATTGCTTGAGGAAGTCGGCACCATTCAGGATATTCTGACGACGAACGACTTCTATCTTATTGATGCTAAAGTCGAGGAAATTGCACGCGGACTTGGGCTTGGAGATATTGGCCTAGACCGTGATGTGCATGATCTCAGCGGTGGTCAACGTACTAAGGTGCTGTTGGCGAAGCTTTTGCTTGAGAAGCCCGAAATCCTTTTGCTCGATGAGCCGACCAACTACTTGGACGAGCAGCATATCGAGTGGCTGAAAAGGTATTTGCAGGAATATGAGAACGCGTTTATACTCGTATCCCATGATATTCCTTTCTTAAACAGTGTTATCAACCTTATCTATCATATGGGTAACCAAGAATTGAATCGTTATGTTGGTGACTATGATAACTTTATGATGCAGCATGAGGCTAAGAAGCAGCAGCTAGAGTCAGCGTTCAAACGCCAGCAGCAGGAAATCGATGATCTTAAAGACTTCGTTGCCCGCAACAAGGCACGTGTTTCCACTCGTAATATGGCCATGTCCAGACAAAAGAAGCTCGACAACATGGATATTATTGAGCTCGCTAAAGAAAAGCCTAAGCCGGAGTTTAAGTTTAAGGAAGCTCGTACTTCTAGTCGACTTATTTTCGAAGCGAAAGAGCTTGTCATTGGTTATGAAGAGCCATTATGCCGCAGCATCGACCTTCTCATGGAACGTGGACAGAAGATTGCGATTGTCGGAGCTAACGGTATTGGTAAAACAACGCTATTACGAAGCCTTCTCGGTGAGGTCCCTGCTCTTTCTGGCTCAGTAAAGCAGGGAGAAAATATGTTCATCGGCTACTTCGAGCAGGAAATCAAAGGCGGCGTGGATGAAACGTGCATTGAGGCTGTGTGGAAAAACTTCCCTTCGATGTCCCAATTCGAAGTCCGTGCAGCGCTTGCCAAATGCGGCTTAACGACGAAGCACATTGAAAGTAAAATTTCCGTTCTAAGCGGCGGCGAGAAAGCTAAGGTCCGCTTATGCAATCTTATTAATAAAGAAACAAACTTACTCGTTCTCGATGAGCCGACCAACCATCTAGACGTCGATGCTAAAGACGAGCTGAAGCGTGCCTTGCAAGCTTATAAAGGCAGCATTCTACTCATCAGCCATGAACCAGAATTCTACCGCGAGGTTGCAACTGAGGTATGGAACTGCGAGTCCTGGACTACGAAAGTGTTTTAA
- a CDS encoding GIY-YIG nuclease family protein: MVQKADRAKLVQQYKEIPIEAGVYQIRNTVNGKIFLNSTFNLKSINGRVITLKLGTDNNRELQKDWNELGEQAFVFEVLEVLKKSDNPFVVPKDELKKMLDSWFDKLQPYGERGYHTLK, from the coding sequence ATGGTTCAAAAAGCAGACCGTGCCAAATTAGTTCAACAATATAAGGAAATCCCTATTGAAGCTGGTGTATACCAAATCAGGAATACCGTGAACGGCAAAATATTTCTCAATTCCACCTTCAACCTGAAATCGATCAATGGTAGAGTAATTACTCTTAAATTAGGGACAGATAACAACAGGGAGCTACAAAAGGATTGGAATGAGCTTGGAGAGCAAGCCTTTGTCTTCGAGGTGCTGGAAGTGCTCAAGAAAAGCGATAATCCGTTCGTCGTTCCGAAGGATGAGCTCAAGAAAATGTTAGATAGCTGGTTTGATAAGCTGCAGCCTTATGGAGAACGGGGATACCATACCCTTAAGTAG
- a CDS encoding DUF2087 domain-containing protein: MDVSEAFWNSSLEELKQGYIREPEYFVCLLCGKRTEMGVIYPVGSVYYDAEKFMRKHIEGSHHSVFDYLIGLDKKLTGLTEHQNSLLQLFHQGKSDNEIQQEMGIGSSSTIRNHRFVLKEKERQSKVFLVLMELLKEKDQHAPTIVNVHTTAKMIDDRYNVTQDEVEKVLKKYFPEGTEGALTTFSMKEKYKLIVLREIAKRFVRDTVYTEKEVNQILIAVFDDHVTLRRYLIEYGFLDRKSDGSQYWLKE; encoded by the coding sequence GTGGACGTATCGGAAGCCTTCTGGAATTCATCATTAGAGGAGCTCAAGCAAGGATATATTCGAGAACCTGAGTATTTCGTATGCCTCTTATGTGGTAAAAGGACAGAAATGGGCGTCATTTACCCCGTCGGTAGCGTTTATTACGATGCGGAGAAGTTCATGCGCAAGCATATTGAGGGCTCTCATCATTCTGTCTTTGATTATTTGATAGGTCTAGACAAGAAGCTAACTGGCCTTACCGAGCATCAAAATAGCCTGCTCCAATTGTTCCATCAGGGAAAGAGCGACAATGAAATTCAGCAGGAAATGGGTATTGGCAGCTCCTCTACCATTCGTAACCACCGCTTCGTCCTAAAGGAGAAGGAACGCCAGTCCAAGGTGTTTCTAGTGTTAATGGAGCTACTGAAGGAAAAGGACCAACATGCACCGACCATTGTTAATGTGCATACAACAGCAAAAATGATCGATGATCGTTACAATGTCACACAGGACGAAGTTGAGAAGGTTTTGAAGAAGTATTTTCCAGAGGGAACTGAGGGTGCACTTACTACCTTCTCGATGAAGGAAAAATACAAGCTCATTGTTCTAAGAGAAATTGCTAAGCGGTTTGTTAGGGATACTGTATATACAGAGAAAGAAGTTAATCAAATTCTCATTGCTGTATTCGATGACCATGTTACGTTAAGACGGTATTTAATCGAGTATGGCTTTCTTGACCGTAAGTCAGATGGCAGCCAATATTGGCTTAAAGAATAG